In Eupeodes corollae chromosome 3, idEupCoro1.1, whole genome shotgun sequence, a single genomic region encodes these proteins:
- the LOC129951982 gene encoding protein crossbronx produces MTLDSTKSEEQIFSTITQEYKTLAEYKMVAAEKISGVYVIPSFGNSLSWFGVIFVRTGFYAGAVFRFNILLPEKFPQDSAAPTIIFENEVFHPLVCPFTRALDLSADFPVWKVGEDHVWHVLKFMQFVFLDPYESMRASPSVLNKEAADLFGQNRAEFIARAKKCAEDSKNRVYDAPTSDDPHYIVFEKFNEETHGPVIENIKFKNYESDSSPSGSMGLSWVKEGEFKALSIE; encoded by the exons atgacTTTAGATTCAACAAAATCGGAAGAACAAATCTTTTCTACCATTACCCAAGAATATAAAACTCTTGCTGAATA caaaatggTAGCAGCAGAGAAAATATCTGGAGTTTATGTTATTCCATCTTTTGGAAACTCTCTTT CTTGGTTTGGAGTAATTTTTGTCCGTACTGGTTTCTATGCAGGAGCAGTATTCCGCTTCAACATTTTGCTTCCCGAAAAATTTCCTCAAGATTCTGCTGCACCA ACGATTATATTTGAGAATGAAGTGTTTCATCCTCTTGTCTGTCCATTTACTAGAGCTTTGGATCTTTCGGCAGACTTTCCAGTCTGGAAAGTGGGCGAGGACCATGTTTGGCATGTGCTGAAATTCATGCAGTTTGTATTTTTAGATCCGTATGAGTCAATGAGAGCAAGTCCTTCTGTATTAAACAAGGAAGCAGCTGATCTGTTTGGCCAAAACCGTGCTGAATTTATTGCACGTGccaaaaaatgtgcggaagacaGTAAAAACCGCGTCTATGATGCCCCAACATCAGATGACCCacattatattgtttttgaaaaatttaatgaagaaaCGCATGGTCCAgtcattgaaaatataaaattcaagaatTATGAAAGTGATTCATCTCCATCTGGATCTATGGGTCTTTCATGGGTAAAGGAAGGCGAATTCAAAGCACTTAGCATAGAGTAG
- the LOC129951983 gene encoding UPF0598 protein CG30010 → MGTNFVSFFNKTNNISKLRTKYFVRNLHYIQGQEPTPKVREYFYYIDHEGMLFLDDAKMKNFTSCFKETKFLKFFFTRIKINKTDRYNQEFPFISYCGRERNYIRCDDLPIVFTQVIKCPDGNDMLAYAHAGKELITQFHPDKIFMKPDSGRVYHPAWPEVGGIGLVRSKLAIEICKYFEFDKGEDNPPTHFTWNGQRLHLDNEWINDTIIKERVAQ, encoded by the exons ATGGGTACTAATTTTGTAAGTTTCTTCAACAAAACTAACAACATTAGCAAGTTACGAACAAAATACTTTGTACGAAATTTGCATTACATCCAAGGACAGGAACCAACACCAAAAGTTCgtgaatatttttattacattGACCACGAAGGAATG CTCTTTTTAGACGATGCCAAAATGAAGAACTTTACATCTTGTTTTAAGgagacaaaatttttaaaattttttttcacacGCATCAAAATTAACAAGACTGATCGCTATAACCAGGAATTTCCTTTTATATCATATTGTGGTAGAGAGAGGAATTATATACGTTGTGATGATCTGCCAATTGTGTTCACTCAAGTAATCAAGTGTCCAGATG gGAACGATATGCTTGCGTATGCCCACGCAGGTAAGGAGCTGATAACTCAGTTTCAcccagataaaatatttatgaaaccCGATTCTGGCAGGGTTTATCATCCAGCGTGGCCAGAAGTCGGTGGCATTGGACTTGTTCGGTCCAAATTGGCTATAGAAATTTGTAAATACTTTGAATTTGATAAAGGAGAAGATAATCCACCAACACACTTTACGTGGAATGGCCAACGACTACATTTAGACAACGAGTGGATTAACGACACAATAATCAAAGAAAGGGTTGCACAataa